One segment of Brassica napus cultivar Da-Ae chromosome C3, Da-Ae, whole genome shotgun sequence DNA contains the following:
- the LOC106416563 gene encoding LOW QUALITY PROTEIN: transmembrane emp24 domain-containing protein p24beta3 (The sequence of the model RefSeq protein was modified relative to this genomic sequence to represent the inferred CDS: inserted 4 bases in 3 codons), producing the protein MESRQSSKNSKKTYVFLLLALILLSSIERISSLSVTVSDDECVQEYVLYEGDTVSGNFVVVDHEIFWGSDHPGLDFTVTSPAGXIVQTLKGTSEISLXFKAPRSGMYKFCFHNPYSTPETVSFYIHVGHIPNEHDLAKDEHLDPVNVKMLRMEGLDAVVAEXKYLKARDTRHRHTNESTRKRVIFYTVGEYIFLAAASGLQVLYIRKLFSKSVAYNRV; encoded by the exons ATGGAGAGCAGACAATCGAGCAAGAACTCGAAGAAGACCTATGTTTTTTTATTGCTTGCCTTAATACTATTGAGTTCGATCGAGCGAATCTCGTCGCTCTCGGTGACGGTTAGCGACGATGAATGCGTCCAAGAGTATGTCCTTTACGAAGGAGACACCGTCTCCGGAAACTTCGTCGTCGTCGACCACGAAATCTTCTGGGGATCAGACCATCCCGGTTTGGATTTCACG GTGACGTCTCCAGCTG ACATTGTACAGACGTTGAAGGGAACATCAGAGATAAGTTT TTTTAAGGCGCCGAGAAGTGGAATGTACAAGTTCTGTTTCCACAACCCTTACTCTACTCCTGAGACTGTCTCCTTCTACATTCACGTTGGTCATATCCCCAACGAGCATGACTTAGCCAAAGACG AACATTTGGACCCGGTGAATGTTAAGATGCTGAGGATGGAGGGCTTGGATGCTGTTGTTGCTG CAAAGTATTTGAAAGCACGTGATACTCGTCACCGTCATA CTAATGAGAGCACGAGAAAGCGGGTGATATTCTACACAGTAGGAGAGTACATATTCCTAGCAGCAGCAAGTGGTCTTCAGGTTCTCTACATCCGCAAGCTCTTCAGCAAGTCGGTTGCTTACAACAGGGTTTGA